One genomic window of Metopolophium dirhodum isolate CAU chromosome 4, ASM1992520v1, whole genome shotgun sequence includes the following:
- the LOC132943776 gene encoding TRAF2 and NCK-interacting protein kinase isoform X6 produces the protein MLNMAHNLAPSVNCSLDDIDLNALKDPAGIFELIEVVGNGTYGQVYKGRHTKTGQLAAIKVMDVTEEEEEEIKLEINVLKKYSNHRNIATYYGAFIKKSPPGKDDQLWLVMEYCGAGSVTDLVKSTKGQSLKEEWIAYICREILRGLSYLHSNKVIHRDIKGQNVLLTDNAEVKLVDFGVSAQLDRTIGRRNTFIGTPYWMAPEVIACEENPDATYDNRSDLWSLGITALEMAESQPPLCDLHPMRALFLIPRNSPPRLKSKKWAKKFHGFIETVLVKDYHQRPYTDQLLKHPYIRDQPTERQVRIQLKDHIDRCKKRKQEKSEREDYRYSGSENEEDEDHNIAGEQHSSIIQAPGDNTLRRNFQQIQEGRTLTPHGKEKHGKEREEIPEPGPPARPPIIPHRLIVVPDPHPPSRPLPPPPRDDRHFHPQQQQPQRNSNVFQPMLNEIGSSARQTDVSVSQVHQNGGAKVIPQGIIIESDSSDEDEDDDDDEEDDTAHRHDARRAPPRRKPNDGTLLASDPPKPLPADINPNGLHLEGSSSSSSTVMGPGGAPNRPLPPTPDEEESGDRTLVLRRNRDERRSDFHRHDISGGSSSRTSSVLPDLLSQASSSPGTPSQRLDKSNSEEYQNAISKTYSLLQKQRSFLTFGFGAGGTGTSTSSQGPGRRESHVNVNVTPTVHDLASETPEIRKYKKRFNSEILCAALWGVNLLIGTETGLMLLDRSGQGKVYQLISRRRFQQMEVLEGQNILVTVSGKKNRVRVYYLSWLKSKILRTDGQVERRNGWINVGDLQGAVHFCIVKYERIKFLVIALKDSIEIYAWAPKPYHKFMAFKSFGDLVHRPLLVDLTIEEGARLKVIYGSADGFHAVDLDSASVYDVYLPKHTQGAIAPHCIVVLPNSNGLQLLLCFDNEGVYVNTYGKTSKNILLQWGEMPTSVAYIGTGQIMGWGNKAIEIRSVETGHLDGVFMHKKAQRLKFLCERNDKVFFSSAKGGSCCQIYFMTLNKPGMANW, from the exons ATGTTGAACATGGCTCACAACCTGGCACCGAGCGTCAACTGTTCGCTGGATGACATCGATCTCAACGCGTTAAAG GATCCGGCTGGCATATTCGAACTCATCGAAGTTGTCGGCAATGGCACCTATGGACAAGTGTACAAG ggaAGACATACCAAAACTGGACAATTGGCGGCAATTAAAGTTATGGATGTTACTGaa gaagaagaggaagaaattaaATTGGAAATCAATGTTctgaaaaaa tattccaATCATCGTAATATTGCTACGTATTATGgtgcatttattaaaaaaagtccACCGGGCAAAGATGATCAACTATGGCTTGTGATGGAATACTGTGGGGCTGGATCTGTCACCGATTTAGTTAAATCTACCAAAGGACAGTCACTTAAAGAAGAATGGATTGCTTACATATGCAGAGAAATATTACGCGGTCTTAGCTATTTGCACTCAAACAAGGTCATACATCGTGATATCAAGGGACAAAATGTTTTGTTGACCGATAATGCTGAAGTGAAACTTGTTGATTTTGGAGTCAGTGCTCAGTTAGATCGGACCATTGGGCGACGTAACACTTTTATTGGTACTCCATACTGGATGGCCCCAGAAGTTATTGCTTGTGAAGAAAATCCAGATGCTACATATGATAATAGAAGTGATCTGTGGAGTTTAG gtattactGCATTAGAAATGGCTGAATCCCAACCACCTTTGTGTGATCTTCATCCCATGAGGGCTCTATTCTTAATTCCAAGAAACTCTCCACCCAGATTGAAGTCGAAAAAATGGGCCAAAAAGTTTCATG gtTTCATAGAAACAGTGTTGGTTAAAGACTATCATCAGAGGCCATATACAGACCAGCTTTTGAAACACCCATATATTAGGGACCAACCAACAGAGAGACAAGTTCGTATTCAACTTAAAGATCATATTGATAGGTGTAAAAAACGAAAGCaagaaaaat ctGAAAGAGAAGATTATCGTTATAGTGGATCAGAAAATGAAGAAGATGAAGACCATAATATTGCAGGTGAACAACATTCATCTATAATTCAAGCTCCTGGTGATAATACATTGAGGAGAAACTTCCAACAAATCCAGGAGGGGCGAACTTTAACTCCTCATGGTAAAGAAAAACATGGTAAAGAAAGAGAAGAAATACCAGAACCAGGTCCTCCTGCTCGCCCCCCTATAATACCTCACAGATtaatcg ttgttCCAGATCCCCATCCACCATCTAGACCTCTTCCGCCACCACCACGCGATGATAGACACTTCCATCCACAACAGCAACAACCACAGCGAAATTCAAACGTATTCCAACCAATG TTAAATGAAATAGGTTCATCAGCCAGACAGACAGATGTTTCTGTGTCACAGGTACACCAAAATGGCGGTGCTAAAGTGATACCACAAGGAATAATAATTGAGTCTGATTCTTctgatgaagatgaagatgacgatgatgatgaagAAGATGACACAGCTCATAGACATGATGCTCGCCGTGCACCACCTAGAAGAAAGCCAAATGATGGAACATTACTTGCTAGTGATCCACCTAAACCACT ACCCGCTGATATAAATCCTAATGGACTACATTTAGAAG GATCATCATCAAGCTCTAGTACTGTTATGGGACCTGGTGGCGCGCCTAATCGTCCTCTTCCTCCCACTCCAGATGAAGAAGAAAGTGGAGACAGAACATTGGTATTAAGAAGG AACCGTGATGAACGCCGTAGTGATTTTCATAGACATGACATATCAGGTGGATCAAGTTCAAGAACAAGTTCGGTTTTACCAGATCTGCTTTCTcag gctTCATCTAGTCCTGGTACTCCAAGTCAAAGACTTGACAAAAGCAATAGTGAagag TACCAAAACGCAATATCTAAAACTTATTCCTTACTACAGAAACAACGTTCATTCCTGACATTTGGCTTTGGGGCTGGTGGTACTGGTACTAGTACAAGTTCACAAGGGCCTGGTCGTCGTGAGTCACACGTTAATGTTAATGTTACACCAACTGTACATGATTTAGCATCTGAGACACCCGAGATACGTAAATACAAAAAACGTTTCAATTCTGAAATCCTCTGTGCTGCGTTATGGG gagTTAACCTGTTAATTGGCACAGAGACTGGACTTATGTTATTGGACAGAAGTGGTCAAGGTAAAGTGTACCAACTTATTTCTAGAAGACGATTCCAACAAATGGAAGTATTAGAAGGTCAAAATATCTTAGTAACTGTTTCTGGCAAGAAAAATCGTGTTAGAGTCTATTATTTATCTTGGCTGAAATCTAAAATTCTTAGAACAGATGGG CAAGTAGAGCGTAGGAATGGTTGGATAAATGTTGGGGATTTACAAGGTGCTGTACACTTTTGCATTGTAAAGTATGAACGTATTAAATTCTTAGTGATAGCACTCAAAGACAGCATCGAGATCTATGCATGGGCTCCTAAACCATATCATAAATTTATGGCTtttaag TCCTTTGGAGACCTTGTTCATCGACCCCTACTAGTAGATTTGACAATTGAAGAAGGGGCACGACTTAAGGTGATCTATGGATCAGCTGATGGATTCCATGCAGTAGATCTTGACTCCGCCTCTgtgtatgatgtatatttacCTAAACAT ACTCAAGGAGCGATTGCGCCACATTGTATTGTTGTGTTACCAAACTCTAATGGGTTACAATTGCTGTTATGTTTTGACAACGAGGGTGTCTATGTAAATACTTATGGAaag ACGtcaaagaatatattattacaatgggGTGAGATGCCTACGTCGGTTGCATATATTGGCACTGGTCAAATAATGGGTTGGGGCAACAAAGCAATCGAAATACGAAGTGTAGAAACTGGTCATTTGGATGGTGTTTTTATGCACAAAAAAGCACAAAGGTTGAAGTTTCTTTGTGAACGAAATGATAAG gtattCTTTTCATCAGCTAAAGGTGGGTCGTGTTGTCAGATATATTTCATGACGCTCAACAAACCTGGCATGGCCAATTGGTAA
- the LOC132943776 gene encoding serine/threonine-protein kinase mig-15 isoform X2 codes for MLNMAHNLAPSVNCSLDDIDLNALKDPAGIFELIEVVGNGTYGQVYKGRHTKTGQLAAIKVMDVTEEEEEEIKLEINVLKKYSNHRNIATYYGAFIKKSPPGKDDQLWLVMEYCGAGSVTDLVKSTKGQSLKEEWIAYICREILRGLSYLHSNKVIHRDIKGQNVLLTDNAEVKLVDFGVSAQLDRTIGRRNTFIGTPYWMAPEVIACEENPDATYDNRSDLWSLGITALEMAESQPPLCDLHPMRALFLIPRNSPPRLKSKKWAKKFHGFIETVLVKDYHQRPYTDQLLKHPYIRDQPTERQVRIQLKDHIDRCKKRKQEKSEREDYRYSGSENEEDEDHNIAGEQHSSIIQAPGDNTLRRNFQQIQEGRTLTPHGKEKHGKEREEIPEPGPPARPPIIPHRLIDPHPPSRPLPPPPRDDRHFHPQQQQPQRNSNVFQPMLNEIGSSARQTDVSVSQVHQNGGAKVIPQGIIIESDSSDEDEDDDDDEEDDTAHRHDARRAPPRRKPNDGTLLASDPPKPLPADINPNGLHLEGSSSSSSTVMGPGGAPNRPLPPTPDEEESGDRTLVLRRLPQQKPSSSDGKVDIDEQKLLKDWDFARFFHKSNNIAEKNSQQKVKEQVSSVPRRMPQHNRNGSESSGPSKFIPNVFRRENTDFFVPSARHSAMFFDGRRSDIQQRRSSDVSKKSLERTDSLKKPWKPTRPRRERTDGDIVLQTNRQRFVRPLLENRRLENDPRFSRGSANSSKKSNGQDNGFTNETNQNRDERRSDFHRHDISGGSSSRTSSVLPDLLSQASSSPGTPSQRLDKSNSEEYQNAISKTYSLLQKQRSFLTFGFGAGGTGTSTSSQGPGRRESHVNVNVTPTVHDLASETPEIRKYKKRFNSEILCAALWGVNLLIGTETGLMLLDRSGQGKVYQLISRRRFQQMEVLEGQNILVTVSGKKNRVRVYYLSWLKSKILRTDGQVERRNGWINVGDLQGAVHFCIVKYERIKFLVIALKDSIEIYAWAPKPYHKFMAFKSFGDLVHRPLLVDLTIEEGARLKVIYGSADGFHAVDLDSASVYDVYLPKHTQGAIAPHCIVVLPNSNGLQLLLCFDNEGVYVNTYGKTSKNILLQWGEMPTSVAYIGTGQIMGWGNKAIEIRSVETGHLDGVFMHKKAQRLKFLCERNDKVFFSSAKGGSCCQIYFMTLNKPGMANW; via the exons ATGTTGAACATGGCTCACAACCTGGCACCGAGCGTCAACTGTTCGCTGGATGACATCGATCTCAACGCGTTAAAG GATCCGGCTGGCATATTCGAACTCATCGAAGTTGTCGGCAATGGCACCTATGGACAAGTGTACAAG ggaAGACATACCAAAACTGGACAATTGGCGGCAATTAAAGTTATGGATGTTACTGaa gaagaagaggaagaaattaaATTGGAAATCAATGTTctgaaaaaa tattccaATCATCGTAATATTGCTACGTATTATGgtgcatttattaaaaaaagtccACCGGGCAAAGATGATCAACTATGGCTTGTGATGGAATACTGTGGGGCTGGATCTGTCACCGATTTAGTTAAATCTACCAAAGGACAGTCACTTAAAGAAGAATGGATTGCTTACATATGCAGAGAAATATTACGCGGTCTTAGCTATTTGCACTCAAACAAGGTCATACATCGTGATATCAAGGGACAAAATGTTTTGTTGACCGATAATGCTGAAGTGAAACTTGTTGATTTTGGAGTCAGTGCTCAGTTAGATCGGACCATTGGGCGACGTAACACTTTTATTGGTACTCCATACTGGATGGCCCCAGAAGTTATTGCTTGTGAAGAAAATCCAGATGCTACATATGATAATAGAAGTGATCTGTGGAGTTTAG gtattactGCATTAGAAATGGCTGAATCCCAACCACCTTTGTGTGATCTTCATCCCATGAGGGCTCTATTCTTAATTCCAAGAAACTCTCCACCCAGATTGAAGTCGAAAAAATGGGCCAAAAAGTTTCATG gtTTCATAGAAACAGTGTTGGTTAAAGACTATCATCAGAGGCCATATACAGACCAGCTTTTGAAACACCCATATATTAGGGACCAACCAACAGAGAGACAAGTTCGTATTCAACTTAAAGATCATATTGATAGGTGTAAAAAACGAAAGCaagaaaaat ctGAAAGAGAAGATTATCGTTATAGTGGATCAGAAAATGAAGAAGATGAAGACCATAATATTGCAGGTGAACAACATTCATCTATAATTCAAGCTCCTGGTGATAATACATTGAGGAGAAACTTCCAACAAATCCAGGAGGGGCGAACTTTAACTCCTCATGGTAAAGAAAAACATGGTAAAGAAAGAGAAGAAATACCAGAACCAGGTCCTCCTGCTCGCCCCCCTATAATACCTCACAGATtaatcg ATCCCCATCCACCATCTAGACCTCTTCCGCCACCACCACGCGATGATAGACACTTCCATCCACAACAGCAACAACCACAGCGAAATTCAAACGTATTCCAACCAATG TTAAATGAAATAGGTTCATCAGCCAGACAGACAGATGTTTCTGTGTCACAGGTACACCAAAATGGCGGTGCTAAAGTGATACCACAAGGAATAATAATTGAGTCTGATTCTTctgatgaagatgaagatgacgatgatgatgaagAAGATGACACAGCTCATAGACATGATGCTCGCCGTGCACCACCTAGAAGAAAGCCAAATGATGGAACATTACTTGCTAGTGATCCACCTAAACCACT ACCCGCTGATATAAATCCTAATGGACTACATTTAGAAG GATCATCATCAAGCTCTAGTACTGTTATGGGACCTGGTGGCGCGCCTAATCGTCCTCTTCCTCCCACTCCAGATGAAGAAGAAAGTGGAGACAGAACATTGGTATTAAGAAGG TTGCCGCAACAAAAACCAAGTTCAAGTGATGGGAAAGTAGATATTGATGAACAAAAATTGCTGAAGGATTGGGATTTTGCCCGCTTTTttcataaatcaaataatatagcaGAAAAAAATTCTCAACAAAAAGTCAAAGAACAGGTATCGTCGGTACCTAGACGAATGCCACAACATAATCGTAATGGTTCAGAATCATCCGGCCCTTCCAAATTTATACCCAATGTGTTCAGACGAGAGAATACAGATTTTTTCGTACCATCAGCTCGTCATTCTGCCATGTTTTTTGATGGAAGACGTTCTGATATTCAGCAGAGAAGAAGTTCAGATGTTAGTAAAAAGTCTTTGGAACGAACTGATTCATTAAAAAAACCGTGGAAACCAACTAGGCCAAGGCGAGAAAGAACTGATGGTGATATAGTATTGCAAACCAACCGTCAAAGATTTGTCAGACCATTGTTAGAAAACAGACGTTTAGAGAATGATCCCAGGTTTTCACGAGGAAGTGCTAATAGTAGCAAGAAGAGTAATGGTCAAGATAATGGATTTACCAATGAAACTAATCAG AACCGTGATGAACGCCGTAGTGATTTTCATAGACATGACATATCAGGTGGATCAAGTTCAAGAACAAGTTCGGTTTTACCAGATCTGCTTTCTcag gctTCATCTAGTCCTGGTACTCCAAGTCAAAGACTTGACAAAAGCAATAGTGAagag TACCAAAACGCAATATCTAAAACTTATTCCTTACTACAGAAACAACGTTCATTCCTGACATTTGGCTTTGGGGCTGGTGGTACTGGTACTAGTACAAGTTCACAAGGGCCTGGTCGTCGTGAGTCACACGTTAATGTTAATGTTACACCAACTGTACATGATTTAGCATCTGAGACACCCGAGATACGTAAATACAAAAAACGTTTCAATTCTGAAATCCTCTGTGCTGCGTTATGGG gagTTAACCTGTTAATTGGCACAGAGACTGGACTTATGTTATTGGACAGAAGTGGTCAAGGTAAAGTGTACCAACTTATTTCTAGAAGACGATTCCAACAAATGGAAGTATTAGAAGGTCAAAATATCTTAGTAACTGTTTCTGGCAAGAAAAATCGTGTTAGAGTCTATTATTTATCTTGGCTGAAATCTAAAATTCTTAGAACAGATGGG CAAGTAGAGCGTAGGAATGGTTGGATAAATGTTGGGGATTTACAAGGTGCTGTACACTTTTGCATTGTAAAGTATGAACGTATTAAATTCTTAGTGATAGCACTCAAAGACAGCATCGAGATCTATGCATGGGCTCCTAAACCATATCATAAATTTATGGCTtttaag TCCTTTGGAGACCTTGTTCATCGACCCCTACTAGTAGATTTGACAATTGAAGAAGGGGCACGACTTAAGGTGATCTATGGATCAGCTGATGGATTCCATGCAGTAGATCTTGACTCCGCCTCTgtgtatgatgtatatttacCTAAACAT ACTCAAGGAGCGATTGCGCCACATTGTATTGTTGTGTTACCAAACTCTAATGGGTTACAATTGCTGTTATGTTTTGACAACGAGGGTGTCTATGTAAATACTTATGGAaag ACGtcaaagaatatattattacaatgggGTGAGATGCCTACGTCGGTTGCATATATTGGCACTGGTCAAATAATGGGTTGGGGCAACAAAGCAATCGAAATACGAAGTGTAGAAACTGGTCATTTGGATGGTGTTTTTATGCACAAAAAAGCACAAAGGTTGAAGTTTCTTTGTGAACGAAATGATAAG gtattCTTTTCATCAGCTAAAGGTGGGTCGTGTTGTCAGATATATTTCATGACGCTCAACAAACCTGGCATGGCCAATTGGTAA
- the LOC132943776 gene encoding serine/threonine-protein kinase mig-15 isoform X3 gives MLNMAHNLAPSVNCSLDDIDLNALKDPAGIFELIEVVGNGTYGQVYKGRHTKTGQLAAIKVMDVTEEEEEEIKLEINVLKKYSNHRNIATYYGAFIKKSPPGKDDQLWLVMEYCGAGSVTDLVKSTKGQSLKEEWIAYICREILRGLSYLHSNKVIHRDIKGQNVLLTDNAEVKLVDFGVSAQLDRTIGRRNTFIGTPYWMAPEVIACEENPDATYDNRSDLWSLGITALEMAESQPPLCDLHPMRALFLIPRNSPPRLKSKKWAKKFHGFIETVLVKDYHQRPYTDQLLKHPYIRDQPTERQVRIQLKDHIDRCKKRKQEKSEREDYRYSGSENEEDEDHNIAGEQHSSIIQAPGDNTLRRNFQQIQEGRTLTPHGKEKHGKEREEIPEPGPPARPPIIPHRLIVVPDPHPPSRPLPPPPRDDRHFHPQQQQPQRNSNVFQPMLNEIGSSARQTDVSVSQVHQNGGAKVIPQGIIIESDSSDEDEDDDDDEEDDTAHRHDARRAPPRRKPNDGTLLASDPPKPLPADINPNGLHLEGSSSSSSTVMGPGGAPNRPLPPTPDEEESGDRTLVLRRLPQQKPSSSDGKVDIDEQKLLKDWDFARFFHKSNNIAEKNSQQKVKEQVSSVPRRMPQHNRNGSESSGPSKFIPNVFRRENTDFFVPSARHSAMFFDGRRSDIQQRRSSDVSKKSLERTDSLKKPWKPTRPRRERTDGDIVLQTNRQRFVRPLLENRRLENDPRFSRGSANSSKKSNGQDNGFTNETNQNRDERRSDFHRHDISGGSSSRTSSVLPDLLSQASSSPGTPSQRLDKSNSEEKQRSFLTFGFGAGGTGTSTSSQGPGRRESHVNVNVTPTVHDLASETPEIRKYKKRFNSEILCAALWGVNLLIGTETGLMLLDRSGQGKVYQLISRRRFQQMEVLEGQNILVTVSGKKNRVRVYYLSWLKSKILRTDGQVERRNGWINVGDLQGAVHFCIVKYERIKFLVIALKDSIEIYAWAPKPYHKFMAFKSFGDLVHRPLLVDLTIEEGARLKVIYGSADGFHAVDLDSASVYDVYLPKHTQGAIAPHCIVVLPNSNGLQLLLCFDNEGVYVNTYGKTSKNILLQWGEMPTSVAYIGTGQIMGWGNKAIEIRSVETGHLDGVFMHKKAQRLKFLCERNDKVFFSSAKGGSCCQIYFMTLNKPGMANW, from the exons ATGTTGAACATGGCTCACAACCTGGCACCGAGCGTCAACTGTTCGCTGGATGACATCGATCTCAACGCGTTAAAG GATCCGGCTGGCATATTCGAACTCATCGAAGTTGTCGGCAATGGCACCTATGGACAAGTGTACAAG ggaAGACATACCAAAACTGGACAATTGGCGGCAATTAAAGTTATGGATGTTACTGaa gaagaagaggaagaaattaaATTGGAAATCAATGTTctgaaaaaa tattccaATCATCGTAATATTGCTACGTATTATGgtgcatttattaaaaaaagtccACCGGGCAAAGATGATCAACTATGGCTTGTGATGGAATACTGTGGGGCTGGATCTGTCACCGATTTAGTTAAATCTACCAAAGGACAGTCACTTAAAGAAGAATGGATTGCTTACATATGCAGAGAAATATTACGCGGTCTTAGCTATTTGCACTCAAACAAGGTCATACATCGTGATATCAAGGGACAAAATGTTTTGTTGACCGATAATGCTGAAGTGAAACTTGTTGATTTTGGAGTCAGTGCTCAGTTAGATCGGACCATTGGGCGACGTAACACTTTTATTGGTACTCCATACTGGATGGCCCCAGAAGTTATTGCTTGTGAAGAAAATCCAGATGCTACATATGATAATAGAAGTGATCTGTGGAGTTTAG gtattactGCATTAGAAATGGCTGAATCCCAACCACCTTTGTGTGATCTTCATCCCATGAGGGCTCTATTCTTAATTCCAAGAAACTCTCCACCCAGATTGAAGTCGAAAAAATGGGCCAAAAAGTTTCATG gtTTCATAGAAACAGTGTTGGTTAAAGACTATCATCAGAGGCCATATACAGACCAGCTTTTGAAACACCCATATATTAGGGACCAACCAACAGAGAGACAAGTTCGTATTCAACTTAAAGATCATATTGATAGGTGTAAAAAACGAAAGCaagaaaaat ctGAAAGAGAAGATTATCGTTATAGTGGATCAGAAAATGAAGAAGATGAAGACCATAATATTGCAGGTGAACAACATTCATCTATAATTCAAGCTCCTGGTGATAATACATTGAGGAGAAACTTCCAACAAATCCAGGAGGGGCGAACTTTAACTCCTCATGGTAAAGAAAAACATGGTAAAGAAAGAGAAGAAATACCAGAACCAGGTCCTCCTGCTCGCCCCCCTATAATACCTCACAGATtaatcg ttgttCCAGATCCCCATCCACCATCTAGACCTCTTCCGCCACCACCACGCGATGATAGACACTTCCATCCACAACAGCAACAACCACAGCGAAATTCAAACGTATTCCAACCAATG TTAAATGAAATAGGTTCATCAGCCAGACAGACAGATGTTTCTGTGTCACAGGTACACCAAAATGGCGGTGCTAAAGTGATACCACAAGGAATAATAATTGAGTCTGATTCTTctgatgaagatgaagatgacgatgatgatgaagAAGATGACACAGCTCATAGACATGATGCTCGCCGTGCACCACCTAGAAGAAAGCCAAATGATGGAACATTACTTGCTAGTGATCCACCTAAACCACT ACCCGCTGATATAAATCCTAATGGACTACATTTAGAAG GATCATCATCAAGCTCTAGTACTGTTATGGGACCTGGTGGCGCGCCTAATCGTCCTCTTCCTCCCACTCCAGATGAAGAAGAAAGTGGAGACAGAACATTGGTATTAAGAAGG TTGCCGCAACAAAAACCAAGTTCAAGTGATGGGAAAGTAGATATTGATGAACAAAAATTGCTGAAGGATTGGGATTTTGCCCGCTTTTttcataaatcaaataatatagcaGAAAAAAATTCTCAACAAAAAGTCAAAGAACAGGTATCGTCGGTACCTAGACGAATGCCACAACATAATCGTAATGGTTCAGAATCATCCGGCCCTTCCAAATTTATACCCAATGTGTTCAGACGAGAGAATACAGATTTTTTCGTACCATCAGCTCGTCATTCTGCCATGTTTTTTGATGGAAGACGTTCTGATATTCAGCAGAGAAGAAGTTCAGATGTTAGTAAAAAGTCTTTGGAACGAACTGATTCATTAAAAAAACCGTGGAAACCAACTAGGCCAAGGCGAGAAAGAACTGATGGTGATATAGTATTGCAAACCAACCGTCAAAGATTTGTCAGACCATTGTTAGAAAACAGACGTTTAGAGAATGATCCCAGGTTTTCACGAGGAAGTGCTAATAGTAGCAAGAAGAGTAATGGTCAAGATAATGGATTTACCAATGAAACTAATCAG AACCGTGATGAACGCCGTAGTGATTTTCATAGACATGACATATCAGGTGGATCAAGTTCAAGAACAAGTTCGGTTTTACCAGATCTGCTTTCTcag gctTCATCTAGTCCTGGTACTCCAAGTCAAAGACTTGACAAAAGCAATAGTGAagag AAACAACGTTCATTCCTGACATTTGGCTTTGGGGCTGGTGGTACTGGTACTAGTACAAGTTCACAAGGGCCTGGTCGTCGTGAGTCACACGTTAATGTTAATGTTACACCAACTGTACATGATTTAGCATCTGAGACACCCGAGATACGTAAATACAAAAAACGTTTCAATTCTGAAATCCTCTGTGCTGCGTTATGGG gagTTAACCTGTTAATTGGCACAGAGACTGGACTTATGTTATTGGACAGAAGTGGTCAAGGTAAAGTGTACCAACTTATTTCTAGAAGACGATTCCAACAAATGGAAGTATTAGAAGGTCAAAATATCTTAGTAACTGTTTCTGGCAAGAAAAATCGTGTTAGAGTCTATTATTTATCTTGGCTGAAATCTAAAATTCTTAGAACAGATGGG CAAGTAGAGCGTAGGAATGGTTGGATAAATGTTGGGGATTTACAAGGTGCTGTACACTTTTGCATTGTAAAGTATGAACGTATTAAATTCTTAGTGATAGCACTCAAAGACAGCATCGAGATCTATGCATGGGCTCCTAAACCATATCATAAATTTATGGCTtttaag TCCTTTGGAGACCTTGTTCATCGACCCCTACTAGTAGATTTGACAATTGAAGAAGGGGCACGACTTAAGGTGATCTATGGATCAGCTGATGGATTCCATGCAGTAGATCTTGACTCCGCCTCTgtgtatgatgtatatttacCTAAACAT ACTCAAGGAGCGATTGCGCCACATTGTATTGTTGTGTTACCAAACTCTAATGGGTTACAATTGCTGTTATGTTTTGACAACGAGGGTGTCTATGTAAATACTTATGGAaag ACGtcaaagaatatattattacaatgggGTGAGATGCCTACGTCGGTTGCATATATTGGCACTGGTCAAATAATGGGTTGGGGCAACAAAGCAATCGAAATACGAAGTGTAGAAACTGGTCATTTGGATGGTGTTTTTATGCACAAAAAAGCACAAAGGTTGAAGTTTCTTTGTGAACGAAATGATAAG gtattCTTTTCATCAGCTAAAGGTGGGTCGTGTTGTCAGATATATTTCATGACGCTCAACAAACCTGGCATGGCCAATTGGTAA